The following is a genomic window from Amycolatopsis acidiphila.
CCGGGCTGAATTCGTTCCGTGCCCGTCCACGGTAGGAGTTTCACCCCGGGTCAGGGTCAAGCGTCGTTTTCCCTGGTTTCGCCGAAGGGGGTGTGGTGTGATGAGCGAGCGCGACACGGGAGGGGTTTTCCCGCCGAAACGTTCCTTTTCCCACAACCGGTTCCGCCGGACAGGCGGAAGCACCGGGGCACCAGTTCGCGCCGGTTCGGCACCTGTCGTGCAGGAGGTTCGATGACCACATCCGCAACGCGTTCGATGTACCCGCAGGACGTCGCGTTCGCCGCGCTCGAGGAGATCCGGGACTCGGCGGCCCGCACGCTGCCCCGGGACGTGCTGGACTTCCTCGAGGGCGGCGCCGGCCGGGAGACCACGTTGCGCGCGAACCTCGCGGCGTTCGAGCGCCGGGTCATCCGGCCGCGGCCGATGAGCGGGGTGAGCACCCCGGACACCACGACCACGTTCCTCGGTGTTCCGCTGGCGGTGCCGCTGCTGACCGCCCCGTTCGGCGGCGACGCGCTGTTCCACCCGGACGGCCACCTCGCCGTGGCGCGCGCGAACGAACTGTGCGGAACCGCCTCGATAGTGCCGGAGGCGGGCACCTATTCCTACGAACAGCTGGCGAAGACGGCACCGGCCGCGGCGCGGTTCGCGCAGCTGCACCCGTTCGACCACTTCGAACAGGGCGCCGAGCGGGTGCGGGCGGCGGGGTACACCGCGTTGTGCGTCACCGTCGACTGCCCGACCGCCGGATTCCGCGTCCGCAACCGGGTCAACCGGTTCAACCCGGACCTCACCTTCTTCGGCGGCAACCTGCTCGACGTCGGCACCCCAGACGTGGCCGAGATGTTCGAACGGCTGTTCCGGCACGACGCACCGACGTGGGACTGGGCCCGGCTGGCCGAGGCGACCCGGCGCTGCGGAATGCCGTGGATCGCCAAGGGCGTGCTGACCGCGGAGGCCGCCGGGCGCGCGGTCGAGGCGGGCGCGTCCGCGGTCGTCGTGTCGAACCACGGCGGGCGCCAGCTCGACCCGGCGCCGGCCAGTCTCGACGCGCTGCCCGAGGTCGTCCGTGCGGTCGCCGGGCGCGTGCCCGTCGCACTCGACAGCGGAGTGCGCTCCGGCAGCGACGTGTTCCTGGCCCTGGCCCTCGGCGCCGACGTCGTGGTGATCGGCAGGCTCGCCGCTTACG
Proteins encoded in this region:
- a CDS encoding alpha-hydroxy acid oxidase is translated as MTTSATRSMYPQDVAFAALEEIRDSAARTLPRDVLDFLEGGAGRETTLRANLAAFERRVIRPRPMSGVSTPDTTTTFLGVPLAVPLLTAPFGGDALFHPDGHLAVARANELCGTASIVPEAGTYSYEQLAKTAPAAARFAQLHPFDHFEQGAERVRAAGYTALCVTVDCPTAGFRVRNRVNRFNPDLTFFGGNLLDVGTPDVAEMFERLFRHDAPTWDWARLAEATRRCGMPWIAKGVLTAEAAGRAVEAGASAVVVSNHGGRQLDPAPASLDALPEVVRAVAGRVPVALDSGVRSGSDVFLALALGADVVVIGRLAAYGLAAGGEEGVRRTIELLTEELRTLMVLAGVADLRGFDPSLVAVR